The following proteins come from a genomic window of Nycticebus coucang isolate mNycCou1 chromosome 11, mNycCou1.pri, whole genome shotgun sequence:
- the IGFBP3 gene encoding insulin-like growth factor-binding protein 3, with amino-acid sequence MQRARLMLWAAALTVLVLLREPPVARAGAGAAGAGPVVRCEPCDARALAQCAPPPAAPACAELVREPGCGCCLTCALREGQPCGVYTERCGAGLRCQPPHGDARPLQALLDGRGLCANASAMGRLRAYLLPAPPAPGNASESEEERSASSVESQAIPSTHRVSESKFHPLHAKMDVIKKGHAKDSQRYKVDYESQSTDTQNFSSESKRETEYGPCRREMEDTLNHLKFLNVLSPRGVHIPNCDKKGFYKKKQCRPSKGRKRGFCWCVDKYGQPLPGYDAKGKEDVHCYSMQSK; translated from the exons ATGCAACGAGCACGCCTCATGCTCTGGGCCGCGGCGCTGACCGTGCTAGTGCTGCTTCGCGAGCCGCCCGTGGCTCGGGCTGGCGCGGGCGCGGCGGGCGCCGGCCCGGTGGTGCGCTGCGAGCCGTGCGACGCGCGTGCGCTGGCCCAGTGTGCGCCTCCGCCCGCCGCGCCCGCGTGCGCCGAGCTGGTGCGCGAGCCGGGCTGCGGCTGCTGCCTGACGTGCGCGCTGCGAGAGGGCCAGCCGTGCGGCGTCTACACCGAGCGCTGCGGCGCCGGCCTGCGCTGCCAGCCGCCCCACGGCGATGCGCGTCCGCTGCAGGCGCTGCTGGACGGCCGCGGGCTCTGCGCCAACGCCAGTGCCATGGGCCGCCTGCGCGCCTACCTGCTGCCCGCGCCGCCCGCGCCAG GAAACGCCAGTGAGTCGGAGGAAGAGCGCAGTGCTAGCAGTGTGGAGAGCCAGGCCATCCCCAGCACACACCGGGTGTCTGAGTCCAAGTTCCACCCCCTCCATGCCAAGATGGATGTCATCAAGAAGGGCCATGCCAAAGACAGCCAGCGCTACAAAGTCGACTACGAGTCTCAGAGCACAGACACCCAGAACTTCTCCTCTGAGTCTAAGCGGGAGACAGAATAT GGTCCCTGCCGCAGAGAAATGGAGGACACGCTGAATCACCTGAAGTTCCTCAATGTGCTGAGTCCCAGGGGTGTTCACATCCCCAACTGCGACAAGAAGggattttataagaaaaagcAG TGCCGCCCTTCTAAAGGCAGAAAGCGGGGCTTCTGCTGGTGCGTGGATAAGTATGGACAGCCACTCCCAGGCTATGACGCCAAGGGGAAGGAGGATGTGCACTGCTACAGCATGCAGAGCAAATAG